One window of Microbacterium sp. 1S1 genomic DNA carries:
- a CDS encoding bifunctional [glutamine synthetase] adenylyltransferase/[glutamine synthetase]-adenylyl-L-tyrosine phosphorylase has protein sequence MARPDASVSLSALARLGFSELSEAAASLAELESLLEVPRALLLEAAVAADPDAAVRGMLRVARRDTSALRALVDDEATRRRVWRVFGASVGLAEFFLRHPHELDVLATPVDVLPAADVWTDRLLAAVGAADGFAVSAEDETIVALRVAYRRNLAEIAAFDLSHPRPEEVVAVVAAALADLAGAALEASLAIARARQAPSAGRDAVAATRLAVIGMGKAGARELNYVSDVDVIFVGGTSDEETLSEPQAIDIATRLARETMRNLSAIEVEPPLWEVDAALRPEGKQGALVRSLASHVAYYDRWAKSWEFQALLKARPLAGDADLGAAYIDAVQPRVWSSAAREEFVESVQRMRERVMEHIDPEDAPYQLKLGAGGLRDIEFTVQLLQLVHGLTDASLRTRGTLESLDALVAGGYIGRADAATFADDYRVLRLMEHRLQLRDLSRTHLMPKTPAGRRILARSTGLADTGEGVWARWESVRREVREIHTRLFYRPLLSAVAGLPEEERTLSAEQAHDRLAAIGFRDPAGALRHIGALTRGLSRKATIQRHLMPVMVRWFADGSDPDYGLLAFRRISERLGDTSWFLRMLRDSSGAAESLTRLLSSSRYIGELLEWIPESVAWLDSAERLRPRSARALDEEARAIQTRHETVADALRAVRALRRRELLRTAMAAVLDVVTIEEVATALTDITDATIQAGLRAVLREVVPPEDATLDFAVIGMGRFGGAELGFGSDADVLYVYDANGVDPGRAEKLATRIVAGLREHLTDHRLPLELDAGLRPEGRNGPIVRSIEAYAAYYRRWSLSWEAQALLRARGVAGSAKLIGRFIELADSIRYPEAVDLQGLREIKRIKARVEGERLPQGTDPRRHLKLGPGTLSDVEWLVQLLQLQHATGVPGLRTTSTLHALDAAVEAGLVQEDDAERLRAAWLLSSRLRSGITLLTGQTSDVLPADRRQLDALARLLGYPPRSATPLEEDYLAITRRARRTFEQLFYG, from the coding sequence ATGGCTCGCCCGGACGCCTCCGTCTCGCTCTCGGCCCTCGCCCGGCTCGGCTTCTCCGAGCTGAGCGAGGCCGCGGCGTCGCTGGCCGAACTGGAGAGTCTGCTCGAGGTGCCGCGTGCCTTGCTGCTCGAGGCGGCGGTCGCCGCCGACCCCGATGCGGCCGTCCGGGGAATGCTCCGGGTGGCGCGCCGCGACACGTCCGCGCTGCGCGCGCTCGTCGACGACGAGGCCACGCGTCGGCGCGTCTGGCGGGTGTTCGGAGCCTCCGTCGGGCTCGCCGAGTTCTTCCTCCGTCACCCGCACGAGCTGGACGTGCTCGCGACACCCGTGGACGTGTTGCCCGCGGCGGACGTCTGGACGGACCGCCTCTTGGCCGCCGTCGGTGCGGCGGACGGATTCGCCGTCTCGGCGGAAGACGAGACGATCGTCGCGCTCCGCGTCGCTTACCGACGGAACCTCGCGGAGATCGCGGCCTTCGATCTCAGCCATCCCCGGCCGGAGGAGGTCGTCGCCGTCGTCGCGGCCGCCCTCGCGGACCTCGCGGGCGCCGCGCTCGAGGCGTCTCTCGCCATCGCCCGAGCCCGTCAGGCACCGTCCGCCGGCCGCGATGCCGTCGCCGCGACGCGGCTGGCCGTCATCGGTATGGGCAAGGCAGGGGCGCGGGAGCTCAACTACGTCAGCGACGTCGACGTCATCTTCGTCGGGGGCACGAGCGACGAGGAGACGCTGTCCGAGCCGCAGGCGATCGACATCGCCACACGACTGGCGCGGGAGACGATGCGGAACCTCAGCGCCATCGAGGTCGAGCCGCCGCTCTGGGAGGTCGATGCGGCACTGCGTCCCGAGGGCAAGCAGGGCGCGCTCGTCCGCTCTCTCGCCTCTCACGTGGCGTACTACGACCGCTGGGCGAAGAGCTGGGAGTTCCAGGCGCTGCTGAAAGCACGTCCGCTCGCCGGGGACGCGGACCTCGGAGCGGCCTACATCGACGCGGTGCAGCCGCGCGTGTGGTCGAGTGCCGCCCGAGAGGAGTTCGTCGAGAGCGTCCAGCGCATGCGTGAGCGGGTCATGGAGCATATCGACCCGGAGGACGCCCCCTACCAGCTCAAACTCGGCGCGGGCGGACTGCGTGACATCGAGTTCACGGTGCAGCTCCTTCAACTCGTGCACGGCCTCACCGACGCCTCCCTCCGTACGCGCGGCACGCTGGAGAGCCTGGACGCACTGGTCGCGGGAGGGTACATCGGCCGGGCGGATGCGGCGACCTTCGCGGACGACTACCGCGTGCTGCGGCTCATGGAACATCGGCTGCAGCTCCGAGACCTCAGCCGCACCCACCTGATGCCGAAGACCCCGGCAGGACGGCGCATCCTGGCCCGCAGCACCGGGCTCGCGGACACGGGGGAAGGCGTCTGGGCACGGTGGGAGAGCGTGCGGAGGGAGGTGCGGGAGATCCACACGCGGCTCTTCTACCGCCCGCTCCTGAGTGCGGTGGCCGGACTGCCGGAGGAGGAGCGCACCCTCTCCGCAGAGCAGGCCCACGACCGGCTCGCGGCGATCGGCTTCCGGGATCCGGCCGGAGCCCTCAGACACATCGGCGCGCTGACGCGGGGCCTCAGTCGCAAGGCGACGATCCAACGTCACCTGATGCCCGTGATGGTGCGCTGGTTCGCCGACGGCAGCGACCCCGACTACGGTCTCCTCGCCTTCCGCCGCATCAGCGAGCGCCTGGGCGACACGTCGTGGTTCCTGCGCATGCTGCGCGACTCGTCCGGGGCGGCGGAGAGCCTCACGCGCCTGCTCTCCTCCTCCCGGTACATCGGCGAGCTGCTGGAGTGGATCCCGGAGTCGGTGGCCTGGCTCGACAGCGCGGAGCGACTCCGCCCCCGCAGCGCGCGGGCCCTGGACGAGGAGGCACGAGCGATCCAGACGCGTCATGAGACGGTCGCCGACGCGCTCCGGGCCGTGCGAGCGCTCCGCCGACGCGAGCTGCTGCGAACGGCCATGGCCGCCGTGCTCGATGTCGTCACGATCGAAGAGGTCGCCACCGCGCTCACCGACATCACCGATGCGACGATCCAGGCAGGTCTTCGTGCGGTCCTCCGGGAGGTCGTCCCGCCGGAGGACGCGACGCTCGACTTCGCGGTCATCGGGATGGGGCGATTCGGTGGCGCCGAGCTCGGCTTCGGCTCCGATGCGGACGTCCTGTACGTGTACGACGCCAACGGCGTCGACCCGGGACGCGCCGAGAAGCTGGCGACGAGGATCGTCGCCGGTCTCCGTGAGCATCTCACCGACCATCGCCTTCCGCTCGAGCTGGACGCCGGCCTCCGGCCCGAGGGTCGCAACGGCCCGATCGTGCGGTCCATCGAGGCGTACGCGGCCTACTACCGCCGGTGGTCGCTGTCATGGGAGGCGCAGGCGCTGCTGCGCGCACGTGGCGTCGCCGGGAGCGCGAAGCTCATCGGCCGGTTCATCGAGCTTGCGGACAGCATCCGTTATCCGGAGGCGGTCGACCTCCAGGGGTTGCGGGAGATCAAGCGCATCAAGGCCCGCGTCGAGGGGGAGCGGTTGCCGCAGGGCACGGACCCGCGCCGGCACCTGAAGCTCGGACCGGGAACGCTCAGCGACGTGGAGTGGCTCGTGCAACTCCTCCAGCTGCAGCATGCGACCGGCGTCCCCGGCCTCCGCACGACGTCGACCCTGCATGCGCTCGACGCCGCCGTCGAGGCCGGGCTCGTCCAGGAGGACGACGCGGAGCGGCTGCGGGCCGCCTGGCTTCTGTCGAGCCGGCTCCGGTCCGGCATCACGCTGCTCACGGGGCAGACGAGCGATGTGCTGCCCGCCGACCGGCGTCAGCTCGATGCCCTGGCGCGTCTGCTCGGCTATCCGCCCCGCTCGGCGACGCCCCTCGAAGAGGACTACCTCGCGATCACCCGGCGTGCCCGGCGAACCTTCGAGCAGCTCTTCTACGGCTAG